The Streptomyces tendae genome has a window encoding:
- a CDS encoding acyl-CoA carboxylase subunit epsilon, translating into MTTPDIRVEKGHAEPEEVAAIAAILMARAATPPSAAPAHRGRPRAGWRRLEREPGFRAPHSWR; encoded by the coding sequence ATGACGACACCTGACATCCGCGTCGAGAAGGGCCACGCCGAGCCGGAGGAGGTGGCCGCGATCGCGGCGATCCTCATGGCCCGTGCGGCCACCCCGCCGTCCGCCGCTCCGGCCCACCGGGGCCGGCCCCGGGCGGGCTGGCGCCGCCTGGAACGCGAACCGGGCTTCCGAGCCCCCCACAGCTGGCGCTGA